In a single window of the Capsicum annuum cultivar UCD-10X-F1 unplaced genomic scaffold, UCD10Xv1.1 ctg3436, whole genome shotgun sequence genome:
- the LOC107854370 gene encoding protein NODULATION SIGNALING PATHWAY 1-like, translating to MIKHQHQAILSHYPSSSICNTMTIDEPEPDPTFDPISEWLADPLSYIPSFLDEPYSLNDFYEESWWSPSESINQEMHINNNNSLTSFDTSLIVTHTSATPLEPIIASHLPPLDSPRKRKGNDSDYNFEASRKNQNPRIYDTDDGEAIVVQRVTTRKTAGHKKATHKSTGNNGNNREGRWAEQLLNPCAAAITAGNLNRVQHLFYVLQELSSINGDANHRLAARGLQALTHYLSTPCSTSLISASAGITTFTSTNPKFFNNSLINFNDISPWFRIPNSIANSSILQILLKHDSSRNLHILDIGVSHGVQWPTLLEELTHRPGGPPPLVRLTVITPTMENDQQRHNPFVVGPGGYNFTVQLLAFAKEININLQINRLENYPLQNLDSQLINSSPDEILVICAQFRLHNLKHQNPDERTELLRILKSLEPKGLVLSENNMDCSCNSCSDFATGFGRRVEYLWKFLDSTSVAYKGRESERRRMMEGEAAKALTNMGEMNERKEKWCERMRTVGFAWEMFGANVIDRARALLKKYDNNWEMRVDAQDGCVDLWWKGEPVSFCSLWKIDPTT from the coding sequence ATGATCAAACACCAACACCAAGCCATCCTTTCCCACTACCCTTCTTCCTCAATCTGTAATACAATGACCATTGATGAACCAGAGCCTGATCCTACATTTGATCCCATCTCAGAATGGTTAGCTGATCCCTTATCATATATTCCGTCATTCCTTGATGAGCCGTATAGCCTCAATGATTTTTACGAGGAGTCGTGGTGGAGTCCTAGTGAAAGTATAAACCAAGAAATGCacatcaataacaataatagtTTAACGTCATTCGACACTAGCTTAATCGTCACCCACACAAGCGCTACGCCTTTAGAGCCGATCATTGCAAGCCACCTTCCGCCATTGGATTCGCCCAGGAAAAGGAAAGGGAATGATTCTGATTACAATTTTGAGGCATCCCGGAAGAATCAGAACCCTCGGATCTATGACACAGATGACGGGGAAGCTATTGTAGTCCAAAGGGTGACAACAAGAAAAACAGCAGGCCACAAGAAAGCAACACACAAGTCTACAGGAAATAATGGTAACAACAGAGAAGGAAGATGGGCAGAGCAGTTGCTCAACCCTTGTGCTGCTGCCATCACTGCAGGAAATCTGAATCGCGTGCAGCATTTGTTTTACGTTCTGCAAGAGCTCTCCTCAATAAACGGAGATGCCAACCATCGGTTAGCTGCTCGTGGACTCCAGGCGCTAACACATTATCTTTCTACTCCATGCTCAACTTCACTAATTTCTGCTTCTGCTGGTATTACTACTTTTACTTCAACAAATCCAAAGTTCTTCAATAACTCACTGATCAATTTCAATGACATCAGTCCGTGGTTCCGCATACCCAACAGCATTGCAAACTCCTCAATACTCCAAATTCTCTTGAAACATGATTCATCTCGGAACCTACACATCCTTGATATTGGAGTCTCTCATGGTGTTCAATGGCCAACATTGCTCGAGGAGTTGACCCATCGACCAGGAGGGCCCCCACCATTGGTTCGTCTGACAGTAATAACACCTACCATGGAAAATGATCAACAAAGACATAATCCATTTGTAGTTGGTCCAGGTGGCTACAACTTTACAGTGCAACTCCTTGCCTTTGCTAAGGAGATTAACATCAATCTACAAATCAACAGACTGGAGAATTACCCACTTCAGAATCTTGATTCCCAATTGATAAATTCATCCCCAGATGAAATCTTGGTTATTTGTGCACAGTTCAGGCTCCATAACTTGAAACACCAGAATCCAGACGAGAGGACAGAGTTGTTGAGAATACTGAAGAGTTTGGAGCCGAAAGGACTGGTTTTGAGTGAGAACAACATGGATTGCAGCTGCAACAGTTGCAGCGACTTTGCAACAGGATTCGGAAGGCGAGTGGAGTACTTGTGGAAGTTCTTGGACTCCACCAGTGTAGCTTACAAAGGACGTGAGAGCGAGAGGAGGAGGATGATGGAAGGAGAGGCAGCAAAGGCTTTGACAAACATGGGAGAGATGAATGAGAGAAAGGAGAAATGGTGTGAAAGAATGAGGACTGTTGGTTTTGCATGGGAGATGTTTGGAGCCAATGTCATTGATAGAGCCCGTGCATTGTTAAAGAAGTATGACAACAACTGGGAGATGAGAGTGGATGCTCAGGATGGCTGTGTGGATCTGTGGTGGAAAGGAGAACCTGTTTCATTTTGTTCGTTATGGAAGATAGATCCCACCACATGA